In Amycolatopsis jiangsuensis, the following proteins share a genomic window:
- a CDS encoding ABC transporter ATP-binding protein, which translates to MSTTEAPARQDRPVSGTAPRPAGWVRRLSAACWEHRGVVVLAMAAAVLSVGVQAASPLLVRSAVDGAVAGHTSQLSGIAVALVALQVVAFGSAFMRRYVGGRLALDVQHDLRNQVFNAVSRLDGGKQDALRTGQVVSRAISDLQLVTGLLMQVPLSAGSVIFAALALGAMLWMSPLLTVIALIVAPAVGIVVGISRRRLFPATWSAQQRAADVAQQVEETVTGVRVVKGFGQEAREVSRLERTARKLFAERLRAAKLSALPTATTSALPAAGQVAVLAIGGVLALGGQISLGTFLAFATYLATLIGPARLLSGLVVQAQLTRAGAERVYELIDAQPEVADSPDAQPLPEGPLGVELSEVRFGYTRSEPVLDGLTLAARPGETLALVGTAGSGKSTISLLLPRFYDVHEGSVRVGGADVREVPLKQLRQAIGVVFEEAFLFSSSIRDNIAYGRPDASDEEVFAAARAAEADGFIRALPEGYATEVGERGLTLSGGQRQRLGLARALLTDPRVLILDDATSAIDTVTEAAIHETLRAVTAQRTTLLVAHRRSTLQLADRIAVLDQGRVVDVGTEDELLARCPLFRELVAGPGDDAEKPHRHRVLEPGADGRTSALWPDSGDRDEVDALAEAAQTRGGTPGGGSGFAGGGADVPPTPELLEGVRKLPPAVDRPRLSEVDVTAPDPGFRLSRLLRPVRWPLIGVIALVAGDALATLALPALYQRGVDHGVLPGAVSVVWTLAAVGALVVAVDWFLVRGQTRLTARVGETVLYSLRVRSYAHLQRLGLDYYERELSGKIMTRMTTDVDALSTFLQTGLATAVVSALTLVGITVALLVTDVTLAGYALAMLPLLLVATLVFRRLASRAYTEAREKVSVVNADLQENVSGLRVAQAYTREERSAAAFASRSDEYRRSRLRAQRYIATYFPLVTLLSDLATTTVLVVGANRVAAGTLAAGVLLGFLLYLQQFFSPIQQLSSVFDGYQQARVGLSRIGDLLRTPTSVPPAERPVALPEHLSGEVRFKDVGFSYAGAGTPALENLSLDVSPGETVALVGATGAGKSTAVKLVARYYDSTDGAVLIDGVDVREYDLPGLRARMGVVPQEAHLFSGTVADNVRYGRPEATDAEVETAVRAVGALDGVAALPAGFHQPVGERGRSLSAGQRQLVALARAELVDPDVLLLDEATAALDPATEATVLQATERLSRRRTTFVVAHRLATAAKADRIVVLDHGHIAEQGTHEELLTADGHYARLWALG; encoded by the coding sequence GTGAGCACCACCGAGGCGCCTGCGCGTCAAGACCGTCCAGTCTCCGGGACGGCACCCCGGCCGGCCGGCTGGGTGCGCCGTCTTTCCGCCGCCTGCTGGGAGCACCGCGGTGTCGTCGTGCTGGCCATGGCGGCGGCGGTCCTGAGTGTCGGGGTGCAGGCGGCGAGTCCGCTGCTGGTGCGGTCGGCGGTGGACGGCGCGGTGGCCGGGCACACCTCGCAGCTGAGCGGGATCGCGGTCGCGCTGGTGGCGTTGCAGGTGGTGGCGTTCGGTTCGGCGTTTATGCGCCGGTACGTGGGCGGCCGGCTCGCCCTGGACGTCCAGCATGATCTGCGCAACCAGGTGTTCAATGCGGTTTCCCGGCTTGATGGCGGGAAACAGGACGCTTTGCGTACCGGGCAGGTGGTTTCGCGGGCGATTTCGGATTTGCAGTTGGTGACCGGGTTGCTCATGCAGGTGCCGTTGTCGGCGGGTTCGGTGATCTTCGCGGCGCTGGCGCTGGGGGCGATGCTGTGGATGTCGCCGCTGCTGACGGTGATCGCATTGATCGTGGCGCCCGCGGTCGGGATCGTGGTCGGGATCAGCCGGCGGAGGCTGTTCCCGGCGACCTGGTCGGCGCAGCAGCGGGCTGCCGACGTCGCGCAGCAGGTGGAGGAGACCGTCACCGGCGTGCGCGTGGTGAAGGGGTTCGGGCAGGAGGCGCGCGAGGTTTCGCGGCTGGAGCGCACTGCGCGGAAGCTGTTCGCGGAGCGGTTGCGTGCGGCGAAGCTGTCCGCGCTGCCCACCGCGACCACGTCCGCGCTGCCCGCGGCCGGTCAGGTGGCGGTGCTGGCCATCGGCGGGGTGTTGGCGCTGGGCGGGCAGATCAGCCTCGGTACGTTCCTCGCGTTCGCCACCTATCTGGCCACGTTGATCGGGCCGGCGCGGCTTCTGTCCGGCCTGGTGGTGCAGGCGCAGCTCACGCGTGCGGGTGCGGAGCGGGTGTACGAGCTGATCGACGCGCAACCCGAGGTGGCCGACAGTCCGGACGCGCAGCCGCTGCCCGAGGGTCCGCTCGGGGTGGAGCTGTCCGAGGTCCGCTTCGGCTACACCCGCAGTGAACCGGTGCTGGACGGTCTCACGCTCGCCGCGCGTCCGGGCGAGACGCTCGCGCTGGTGGGCACCGCGGGTTCCGGGAAGTCCACGATTTCCTTGCTGCTGCCCCGGTTTTACGACGTGCATGAAGGTTCGGTGCGGGTCGGCGGTGCCGACGTGCGTGAGGTTCCCCTCAAGCAGCTGCGGCAGGCCATCGGGGTGGTTTTCGAAGAGGCGTTCCTGTTTTCGTCGTCGATTCGCGACAACATCGCATACGGGCGGCCGGATGCCAGCGACGAGGAGGTCTTCGCCGCGGCGAGGGCCGCGGAGGCCGACGGCTTCATCCGTGCGCTTCCCGAGGGGTACGCCACCGAGGTCGGCGAGCGCGGGCTCACGCTGTCCGGCGGGCAGCGGCAGCGCCTCGGTCTGGCCCGCGCGCTGCTGACCGACCCGCGCGTGCTGATCCTGGACGACGCCACGTCCGCGATCGACACCGTCACCGAGGCCGCGATCCACGAGACGCTGCGCGCGGTCACCGCGCAGCGCACCACGCTGCTGGTCGCGCACCGGCGGTCCACGCTGCAGCTGGCGGACCGGATCGCGGTGCTCGACCAGGGCCGCGTGGTCGACGTCGGTACCGAGGACGAGCTGCTGGCGCGCTGCCCGCTGTTCCGCGAGCTGGTCGCCGGTCCAGGCGACGACGCCGAGAAGCCGCATCGGCATCGCGTGCTCGAGCCGGGCGCGGACGGACGCACGTCCGCGCTGTGGCCGGACTCCGGTGACCGCGACGAGGTCGACGCGCTCGCCGAGGCCGCGCAGACGCGCGGCGGCACCCCTGGCGGTGGTTCGGGCTTCGCCGGCGGCGGTGCGGACGTGCCGCCGACGCCGGAGCTGCTGGAGGGCGTGCGCAAGCTGCCACCCGCGGTGGACCGGCCACGACTGTCCGAAGTGGACGTGACGGCGCCGGATCCGGGGTTCCGGCTGTCCCGGCTGCTGCGGCCGGTGCGGTGGCCGTTGATCGGCGTGATCGCGCTCGTGGCCGGCGACGCGCTGGCCACGCTCGCGCTGCCGGCGCTGTACCAGCGAGGGGTCGACCACGGCGTGCTGCCCGGAGCCGTGAGCGTGGTGTGGACGCTGGCCGCGGTCGGCGCGCTGGTCGTCGCGGTGGACTGGTTCCTGGTGCGCGGGCAGACCCGGCTCACCGCGCGGGTCGGCGAGACCGTGCTGTACTCCTTGCGCGTCCGCAGCTACGCACATCTGCAACGGCTCGGGCTGGACTACTACGAGCGCGAGCTGTCCGGCAAGATCATGACCCGGATGACCACGGACGTCGACGCGCTGTCCACGTTCCTGCAGACCGGCCTGGCCACCGCGGTCGTGAGCGCGCTGACGCTGGTGGGCATCACCGTCGCGTTGCTGGTCACCGACGTCACGCTCGCCGGGTACGCGCTCGCCATGCTGCCGCTGCTCCTGGTCGCCACGCTGGTGTTCCGCCGGCTCGCTTCGCGCGCGTACACCGAAGCGCGCGAAAAGGTGAGCGTGGTCAACGCCGATCTGCAGGAGAACGTCAGCGGCCTGCGGGTCGCACAGGCGTACACGCGGGAAGAGCGGTCCGCGGCTGCCTTCGCTTCGCGCAGTGACGAGTATCGGCGCTCCCGGTTACGTGCGCAGCGTTACATCGCGACGTACTTCCCTCTCGTGACGCTGCTGTCGGACCTCGCGACCACCACGGTGCTGGTGGTCGGGGCGAACCGCGTCGCGGCGGGCACGCTCGCGGCGGGGGTGCTGCTCGGGTTCCTGCTGTACCTGCAGCAGTTCTTCTCGCCGATCCAGCAGCTGTCGTCGGTCTTCGACGGGTACCAGCAGGCGCGGGTCGGGTTGAGCCGGATCGGCGACCTGCTGCGCACGCCCACCTCGGTGCCGCCCGCGGAGCGGCCGGTGGCGTTGCCGGAGCACCTGTCCGGCGAGGTGCGGTTCAAGGACGTCGGGTTCTCCTACGCCGGGGCCGGGACGCCCGCGCTGGAGAACCTGTCGCTCGACGTCTCCCCCGGCGAGACGGTCGCGCTGGTCGGCGCCACCGGCGCGGGCAAGTCCACCGCGGTCAAGCTGGTCGCGCGCTACTACGACAGCACCGACGGCGCGGTGCTGATCGACGGAGTCGATGTCCGCGAGTACGACCTGCCCGGCCTGCGGGCGCGGATGGGCGTCGTACCGCAGGAGGCACACCTGTTCTCCGGCACGGTGGCCGACAACGTGCGCTACGGCCGCCCGGAAGCGACCGACGCGGAGGTGGAGACGGCCGTGCGGGCGGTCGGCGCGCTGGACGGCGTGGCCGCGCTGCCGGCCGGCTTCCACCAGCCGGTGGGCGAACGCGGCCGGTCGCTGTCCGCCGGGCAGCGGCAGCTGGTCGCGCTGGCCCGCGCCGAGCTGGTGGACCCGGACGTCCTGCTGCTCGACGAGGCCACCGCGGCCCTCGACCCGGCCACCGAGGCCACCGTGCTGCAGGCCACCGAGCGCCTGTCCCGCCGGCGCACCACGTTCGTGGTCGCGCACCGCCTGGCGACCGCGGCGAAGGCCGACCGGATCGTCGTGCTGGACCACGGCCACATCGCCGAGCAGGGCACCCACGAGGAACTACTCACCGCAGACGGCCACTACGCCCGCCTGTGGGCACTGGGCTGA
- the ald gene encoding alanine dehydrogenase produces MRIAVPREIKRHEYRVALTPAGVHELVGRGHDVFIETGAGSGSSITDEEYVAAGAKVLSTAEETWAEGELVLKVKEPIAEEYPRLREDLVLFTYLHIAADRPLTDALLAAGTTGIAYETVQKPNGALPLLAPMSEVAGRLAPQVGAFSLMKPSGGRGVLPGGIPGVHPARVVVIGGGVAGLNAARVALGLGSDVEILDTNVDRLRQIDNDFGGRIRTVTSNRLSVEEAVLEADLVVGAVLVPGAKAPKLVSNDLVSRMKPGSVLVDIAIDQGGCFADSRPTTHDEPTYRVHDSVFYCVANMPGAVPRTSTYGLTNVTLPYAVQLADHGWQAALSADPALALGLNTHRGALTNAPVATAHGLPHTAVETVLS; encoded by the coding sequence GTGCGCATCGCCGTTCCCCGTGAGATCAAGAGGCACGAGTACCGGGTCGCACTGACCCCGGCAGGCGTGCACGAGCTGGTCGGCCGCGGGCACGACGTGTTCATCGAGACCGGGGCGGGCTCCGGTTCGTCGATCACCGACGAGGAGTACGTCGCGGCTGGGGCGAAGGTGCTGTCCACGGCCGAGGAGACGTGGGCCGAGGGCGAGCTCGTGCTGAAGGTGAAGGAGCCGATCGCCGAGGAGTACCCGCGGCTGCGTGAGGACCTCGTGCTGTTCACCTACCTGCACATCGCCGCGGACCGGCCGTTGACCGACGCGCTGCTGGCCGCCGGGACGACCGGTATCGCGTACGAGACCGTGCAGAAGCCGAACGGCGCGCTGCCGCTGCTGGCCCCGATGTCGGAGGTGGCGGGACGACTGGCGCCGCAGGTGGGCGCGTTCTCGCTGATGAAGCCGAGCGGCGGCCGGGGCGTGCTGCCCGGCGGCATCCCGGGTGTGCATCCGGCGCGGGTCGTGGTGATCGGCGGCGGCGTGGCCGGCCTCAACGCGGCGCGGGTGGCGCTGGGCCTGGGCTCGGACGTAGAGATCCTGGACACCAACGTCGACCGGCTCCGGCAGATCGACAACGACTTCGGCGGCCGGATCCGCACGGTGACCTCGAACCGGCTGTCGGTCGAGGAAGCGGTGCTGGAGGCCGACCTGGTCGTGGGCGCGGTGCTGGTGCCGGGCGCGAAGGCGCCGAAACTGGTGTCGAACGATCTGGTGTCGCGCATGAAGCCGGGCAGCGTCTTGGTGGACATCGCGATCGACCAGGGCGGTTGCTTCGCGGACTCCCGCCCGACCACGCACGACGAACCGACCTACCGCGTGCACGACTCGGTCTTCTACTGCGTCGCGAACATGCCCGGCGCGGTCCCCCGGACCTCGACCTACGGCCTCACGAACGTGACCCTGCCCTACGCCGTGCAACTCGCCGACCACGGCTGGCAGGCCGCCCTTTCCGCGGACCCCGCGCTGGCCCTGGGCCTGAACACCCACCGCGGCGCCCTGACCAACGCACCGGTCGCCACCGCACACGGCCTCCCGCACACCGCGGTGGAGACCGTCCTGTCCTGA
- a CDS encoding zinc-binding dehydrogenase, with the protein MRAVWLEEFGGPGVLVAGEAPDPVPGQGQVLVEVAFANITFIETQFRASGGGPFAAELPMVPGNGVGGVISRAGAGVDPALVGRRVVTSTGGRGGYAQRVVVDSELVFPVPDALGLDVAVALLADGRTATGLVHATAVAPGERVLVEAAAGGVGGLLVQLAKTAGAEVVAAAGGQEKAAHARDLGADLAVDYTDPAWPEAAGPVDVVFDGVGGRVGTAAFTLLRPGGRMAIHGLSSGSWAEVSEEDARARGITLIRSLGDAAAMRGFTEAALEAGAAGTLTPVIGQRFPLERAADAHAAIESRGTIGKTLLIA; encoded by the coding sequence ATGCGGGCGGTGTGGCTGGAAGAGTTCGGCGGACCCGGGGTGCTGGTCGCGGGGGAGGCTCCCGATCCGGTACCCGGCCAGGGGCAGGTACTGGTCGAGGTGGCCTTCGCGAACATCACGTTCATCGAGACGCAGTTCCGCGCGTCCGGTGGCGGCCCGTTCGCGGCGGAGCTGCCGATGGTCCCCGGCAACGGCGTCGGCGGCGTGATCAGCCGGGCCGGCGCGGGAGTGGATCCGGCGCTGGTCGGACGGCGGGTGGTCACGTCCACCGGCGGCCGTGGCGGGTACGCGCAGCGGGTGGTGGTCGACTCGGAGCTGGTGTTCCCGGTACCCGACGCGCTCGGTCTCGACGTGGCGGTGGCGCTGCTCGCCGACGGCCGGACCGCGACCGGGCTCGTCCACGCGACCGCCGTGGCACCGGGGGAACGAGTGCTGGTCGAGGCCGCCGCGGGTGGTGTCGGCGGCCTGCTGGTGCAGCTGGCGAAGACGGCGGGCGCCGAGGTGGTGGCCGCGGCCGGTGGCCAGGAGAAGGCCGCGCACGCCAGGGACCTGGGCGCCGACCTGGCGGTCGACTACACCGACCCCGCCTGGCCGGAAGCGGCGGGCCCGGTCGACGTGGTGTTCGACGGAGTGGGCGGCCGGGTCGGCACGGCCGCCTTCACCCTGCTCCGCCCCGGCGGCCGGATGGCGATCCACGGCCTCTCGAGCGGTTCGTGGGCGGAAGTGTCCGAAGAGGACGCTCGCGCCCGCGGCATCACACTGATCCGTTCCCTCGGCGACGCGGCGGCGATGCGCGGCTTCACCGAGGCAGCACTGGAGGCAGGCGCCGCGGGCACGCTCACCCCGGTGATCGGCCAGCGCTTTCCGCTGGAGCGCGCGGCCGACGCACACGCGGCCATCGAATCCCGTGGCACGATCGGGAAAACGCTGCTGATCGCGTGA
- a CDS encoding pyridoxamine 5'-phosphate oxidase family protein, whose product MSAFDVDEFLAQPRTARVATNGPTVRPTWYLWEDGAFWILSGPWSRLPGRIRASPRLALTVDVCDLATGLVRQVVASGVARILPFDVPRGRRKLTRYLGEDESRWDARFRHCLYEDCDAVWIRLEPARMRAGDLSYRVSSSGARPAG is encoded by the coding sequence GTGAGCGCATTCGACGTCGACGAGTTCCTCGCGCAGCCCCGCACCGCACGCGTGGCGACGAACGGCCCGACCGTGCGTCCCACCTGGTACCTCTGGGAGGACGGGGCGTTCTGGATCCTCAGTGGACCGTGGTCGCGGCTGCCCGGGCGAATCCGGGCTTCGCCGCGGCTCGCCCTCACCGTGGACGTCTGCGACCTGGCGACCGGGCTGGTCCGCCAGGTCGTGGCGAGCGGCGTCGCGCGGATCCTGCCGTTCGACGTGCCTCGGGGCCGGCGGAAGCTCACGCGCTACCTGGGCGAGGACGAATCCCGGTGGGACGCGAGGTTCCGGCACTGCCTGTACGAGGACTGCGACGCCGTGTGGATCCGGCTGGAGCCGGCCAGGATGCGCGCGGGCGACCTGAGTTACCGGGTCAGCTCCAGCGGAGCGCGACCAGCTGGGTGA
- a CDS encoding PucR family transcriptional regulator, whose protein sequence is MVSVRSVVDRVGPTLLHALQLPEDCPAVGDVVIAEPGAPSGIAAGDLVLGVATAEPADAGALVRVSAGQGAAAVLLKPPLAAKPSVRRAAQKAGIALIQVHAATSWAQLVWLLRTVLDALADESESLEEGGDPGSGDLFRLADAVASVVDAPVTIEDTNSRVLAYSARQDLTDPARVATIMGRRIPDDVLARFRSRGVFRELSRGRQTIFVPAQRDGTLPRLIVPIRMGGELLGSMWAVVTGPVPEERAAAFADSAPVVALHLLRRRAHTDAQRRASAELLRGVLEGRAAPRRAVAELDLSDEPHRVVVIEVTGGDGRDAEGLRLALLERISQGVGRRPVATELGGLLYAVVPDRAGPGGWDELREALMTQSVSRRGGVPRAAAGTPETIAALATSRTQADEALGLLRAGLVEGRVVAYDEAWTALVLHRAATGAVAAHVAELGPLRVLREHDEAGKTGYVDTLYEWLRHPGDPRTAAEQLRIHPNTLRYRMKRLLDQVPLDLDDPDVRLALLTQLVALRWS, encoded by the coding sequence GTGGTCTCGGTGCGCAGCGTGGTGGACCGGGTCGGGCCCACGTTGCTGCACGCGCTGCAGCTGCCGGAGGACTGCCCGGCGGTCGGCGACGTCGTCATCGCCGAACCGGGTGCCCCGTCCGGGATCGCGGCCGGGGACCTGGTGCTGGGGGTGGCCACCGCGGAGCCGGCCGACGCGGGAGCACTCGTCCGGGTGAGTGCCGGACAGGGGGCGGCGGCGGTGCTGCTGAAGCCACCGCTGGCCGCGAAACCCTCGGTGCGGCGGGCCGCGCAGAAGGCCGGGATCGCGCTGATCCAGGTGCACGCGGCGACTTCGTGGGCGCAGCTGGTGTGGCTGCTGCGGACGGTTCTCGACGCGCTGGCCGACGAGTCCGAATCACTCGAGGAGGGCGGCGATCCCGGTTCCGGTGACCTGTTCCGGCTCGCCGACGCGGTCGCCTCGGTGGTGGACGCCCCGGTGACCATCGAGGACACCAACTCCCGCGTGCTCGCCTACTCCGCCCGCCAGGACCTCACCGACCCGGCCCGGGTGGCGACCATCATGGGCCGGCGCATCCCGGACGACGTGCTCGCCCGGTTCCGCTCCCGCGGGGTGTTTCGCGAGCTGTCCCGCGGACGGCAGACGATCTTCGTGCCCGCCCAGCGGGACGGCACGCTGCCGCGGCTGATCGTGCCGATCCGGATGGGCGGCGAGCTGCTGGGCTCGATGTGGGCGGTGGTGACCGGCCCGGTGCCGGAGGAACGCGCGGCGGCGTTCGCGGACTCCGCCCCGGTGGTCGCCCTGCACCTGCTGCGGCGGCGGGCACACACGGACGCGCAGCGACGGGCGTCGGCCGAGCTGCTGCGCGGCGTGCTGGAAGGCCGGGCGGCGCCGCGGCGCGCGGTCGCCGAGCTGGACCTGTCCGACGAACCGCACCGGGTCGTGGTCATCGAGGTGACCGGGGGCGACGGCCGGGACGCCGAGGGGCTCCGGCTGGCCTTGCTGGAGCGGATTTCCCAGGGAGTCGGCCGCCGTCCGGTGGCGACGGAACTCGGCGGATTGCTATATGCCGTGGTCCCCGACCGCGCCGGCCCCGGTGGCTGGGACGAGTTGCGCGAGGCCCTGATGACGCAGTCGGTCTCCCGGCGCGGTGGGGTGCCGCGCGCGGCAGCCGGCACACCGGAAACCATCGCCGCGCTGGCCACCTCCCGCACCCAGGCCGACGAAGCGCTCGGGCTGCTGCGGGCCGGCTTGGTGGAAGGCCGTGTCGTGGCCTACGACGAGGCGTGGACCGCGTTGGTCCTGCACCGGGCCGCGACCGGGGCGGTCGCTGCGCACGTCGCCGAGCTCGGCCCGCTCCGGGTACTGCGCGAACACGACGAGGCAGGCAAGACCGGCTACGTGGACACGCTCTACGAATGGCTTCGCCATCCGGGCGACCCGCGAACGGCAGCCGAACAGCTGCGCATCCACCCGAACACGTTGCGGTACCGGATGAAACGGCTCCTCGACCAGGTCCCGCTCGACCTCGACGACCCGGATGTGCGGCTGGCGCTGCTCACCCAGCTGGTCGCGCTCCGCTGGAGCTGA
- a CDS encoding bifunctional o-acetylhomoserine/o-acetylserine sulfhydrylase, producing MPEETSAWSFETKQIHAGAAPDPATGARATPIYQTTSYVFRDTQHGADLFSLAEPGNIYTRINNPTQDVLEQRVAALEGGVAALAFASGSAATTAAILNLAGAGDHFVSSPSLYGGTYNLFHYTLPKLGVEVTFVDDQDDAEQWRAAVRPNTKLFFAETLANPGGNVLDIRKVADVAHDAGVPLIVDNTVPTPYLVRPIEHGADVVVHSATKYLGGHGTTVAGLLVDGGTFDFGKDPSRFPGFSEPDPSYHGLKYWEALGAGAYVAKARVQILRDTGAAIAPLNSFLILQGIETLSLRLERHVSNAQALAEWLEQRDEVEKVYYAGLPSSPFHAAAQKYLPRGAGAVLSFDLRGGTEAGRKFVDGTELHSQLVNIGDVRSLIVHPASTTHSQLSESEQLAAGVTPGLVRLSVGLEGLEDLKADLEAGFRAAKAEL from the coding sequence ATGCCGGAAGAAACCTCGGCCTGGTCGTTCGAGACCAAGCAGATTCACGCGGGGGCGGCGCCGGACCCGGCCACCGGCGCCAGGGCGACACCGATCTACCAGACCACCTCCTACGTCTTCCGCGACACCCAGCACGGGGCCGACCTGTTCAGCCTCGCCGAGCCGGGCAACATCTACACCCGCATCAACAACCCGACCCAGGACGTGCTGGAGCAGCGGGTCGCCGCGCTCGAAGGCGGGGTCGCGGCACTCGCGTTCGCCTCCGGTTCGGCGGCCACCACGGCGGCGATCCTGAACCTCGCCGGTGCCGGCGACCACTTCGTGTCCAGCCCCTCGCTCTACGGCGGCACCTACAACCTGTTCCACTACACGCTGCCGAAGCTCGGCGTCGAGGTCACCTTCGTCGACGACCAGGACGACGCCGAGCAGTGGCGGGCCGCGGTCCGGCCGAACACCAAGCTGTTCTTCGCCGAGACGCTGGCCAACCCCGGCGGCAACGTGCTCGACATCCGCAAGGTCGCCGACGTGGCCCACGATGCCGGCGTGCCGCTGATCGTGGACAACACCGTGCCGACGCCCTACCTCGTGCGCCCGATCGAGCACGGTGCCGACGTGGTCGTGCACTCGGCCACGAAGTACCTCGGTGGCCACGGCACCACCGTCGCCGGTCTGCTGGTCGACGGCGGCACCTTCGACTTCGGGAAGGACCCGTCCCGCTTCCCCGGTTTCAGCGAGCCCGACCCGAGCTACCATGGTCTCAAGTACTGGGAAGCGCTCGGTGCGGGCGCGTACGTGGCGAAAGCGCGGGTGCAGATCCTGCGTGACACCGGCGCGGCGATCGCTCCGCTGAACAGCTTCCTCATCCTGCAGGGGATCGAGACGCTGTCGCTGCGGCTGGAGCGGCACGTGAGCAACGCACAGGCGCTCGCCGAGTGGCTGGAGCAGCGAGACGAGGTGGAGAAGGTCTACTACGCCGGCCTGCCCTCCAGCCCGTTCCACGCCGCGGCGCAGAAGTACCTGCCGCGCGGCGCGGGCGCGGTGCTGTCGTTCGACCTGCGCGGTGGCACCGAGGCGGGCCGCAAGTTCGTGGACGGCACCGAGCTGCACAGCCAGCTGGTCAACATCGGTGACGTGCGCAGCCTCATCGTGCACCCGGCCTCCACCACGCACAGCCAGCTCAGCGAATCCGAGCAGCTGGCCGCCGGGGTCACCCCGGGACTCGTACGGCTGTCGGTCGGGCTGGAGGGGCTCGAGGACCTCAAGGCCGACCTGGAGGCGGGCTTCCGGGCCGCCAAGGCGGAACTGTGA
- the metX gene encoding homoserine O-acetyltransferase MetX: MTDPGTDPLPVTGAWRAGDPPGRRQWFTGPGALALEAGGTLPGYTLAYETWGTLAPDASNAVLIEHALTGDSHVAGPAGPGHPSPGWWDGLIGPGKAFDTDALFVVAANVLGGCQGSTGPASPDPDGRPWGSRFPVVTARDQVHVEAALADALGIERWAAVAGGSMGGMRTLEWAISHPERVASALVVASTARASAEQIAWAAPQLHAIRADPGWHGGDYYAAAPGAGPHRGLGVARRIAHVTYRSEAELARRFGSRPQDAEDPLRGGRFAVESYLDHHADKLARRFDAGSYVVLTESMNTHDVGRDRGGVAAALGRITARVAVAGVDSDRLYPPYQADEIAAGTGGTAAVVTSPYGHDSFLLETGQLAAVAKSLLG; encoded by the coding sequence GTGACCGATCCCGGTACGGATCCCCTGCCCGTCACCGGTGCGTGGCGGGCAGGGGATCCACCCGGGCGGCGGCAGTGGTTCACCGGCCCCGGCGCGCTCGCGCTGGAGGCCGGCGGAACGCTGCCCGGCTACACCCTCGCGTACGAGACCTGGGGCACGCTCGCCCCGGACGCGTCCAACGCCGTGTTGATCGAGCACGCGCTCACCGGCGACAGCCACGTCGCCGGCCCGGCCGGCCCCGGCCACCCCAGTCCCGGCTGGTGGGACGGCCTGATCGGACCGGGCAAGGCCTTCGACACCGACGCCCTGTTCGTCGTCGCGGCGAACGTGCTCGGCGGCTGCCAGGGTTCCACCGGACCGGCCTCGCCCGATCCGGACGGCCGTCCGTGGGGCAGCCGCTTCCCGGTGGTCACCGCCCGGGACCAGGTACACGTCGAGGCCGCGCTGGCCGACGCGCTGGGCATCGAACGCTGGGCCGCGGTCGCCGGAGGTTCGATGGGAGGGATGCGAACTCTCGAATGGGCGATTTCGCATCCCGAACGGGTGGCCTCGGCCCTCGTCGTGGCATCGACCGCGCGGGCGTCGGCGGAGCAGATCGCCTGGGCCGCGCCCCAGCTGCACGCGATCCGCGCCGATCCGGGCTGGCACGGCGGCGATTACTACGCGGCCGCACCGGGTGCGGGCCCGCACCGTGGACTGGGGGTGGCGCGGCGGATCGCGCACGTGACCTACCGCAGTGAGGCCGAACTGGCCCGCCGGTTCGGCAGCCGTCCACAGGACGCCGAGGATCCGCTGCGCGGCGGCCGGTTCGCCGTCGAGTCCTATCTGGACCACCACGCGGACAAGCTGGCGCGCCGGTTCGACGCGGGCTCCTACGTGGTGCTCACCGAATCGATGAACACCCACGACGTGGGCCGCGACCGGGGCGGGGTCGCCGCCGCGCTGGGCCGGATCACCGCGCGGGTCGCGGTCGCCGGGGTGGACAGCGACCGGCTCTACCCGCCGTACCAGGCCGACGAGATCGCCGCGGGCACCGGCGGCACGGCCGCCGTGGTGACCTCGCCTTACGGCCACGACTCGTTCCTGCTGGAGACCGGCCAGCTCGCCGCCGTCGCGAAGAGTCTCCTGGGCTGA